One window of the bacterium genome contains the following:
- a CDS encoding sigma-54-dependent Fis family transcriptional regulator yields the protein MKRPMKILLVDDDLAFRKSTSKLLEDEFGTIETAVNGEAALARFAEIRFDGVLCDLVMQGMSGLELLQKLKDIDPRVPIIMVTGHGSIDSAIQAMKAGAIDYVTKPFSADELRLKLRRAIEQERQRTELELLQNSLAASASFHDMLGRSRTMEDVFILARKVAASDVTVLILGETGTGKSLLAQAIHANSPRSRAPFVSVNCAALTPTLLESELFGHEKGAFTGAIERRIGRFELADSGTLFLDEIGELTTELQTKLLDVVQTRKFQRVGGSQTISVDVRLITATNHDLVNQVKSGRFREDLFYRLNVVPITIPPLRVRTEDIELLSVHFLTEVTRRLGKPGMRFGPEAWRTILGHQWPGNIRELQNAIERAAVLSDTDEVSKIEIMQAPMASPIPALTANKPLREVLREETERIERQYLCALLARYSGSVSKTAEHAGIDRRTVFEKMKLYDLKKEDFK from the coding sequence ATGAAACGACCAATGAAAATCCTTCTGGTCGACGATGATCTCGCCTTTCGCAAGTCCACGTCGAAACTGCTCGAAGACGAGTTCGGCACGATTGAAACGGCGGTAAACGGCGAAGCAGCGCTTGCCCGATTTGCTGAGATCAGATTTGACGGCGTGCTCTGTGACTTGGTCATGCAGGGAATGAGCGGCCTGGAACTGCTGCAGAAACTGAAAGACATTGACCCTCGCGTTCCAATCATAATGGTGACCGGACACGGTTCGATAGACTCGGCAATTCAAGCGATGAAAGCCGGTGCCATTGACTACGTTACGAAGCCGTTCAGCGCTGACGAACTGCGCCTCAAGTTACGCAGGGCGATAGAACAGGAGCGACAACGAACTGAACTCGAACTTTTACAGAATTCATTAGCCGCGAGTGCGAGTTTCCATGATATGCTCGGCAGGAGCCGTACCATGGAAGACGTTTTTATTCTTGCAAGAAAAGTCGCAGCCAGCGACGTGACAGTTCTGATTCTTGGAGAAACCGGTACCGGAAAGAGTCTGCTGGCACAAGCGATTCATGCGAATTCCCCGAGATCGAGGGCTCCATTCGTAAGCGTAAATTGCGCAGCGCTGACGCCCACTCTCCTTGAAAGCGAGTTGTTTGGCCACGAGAAGGGTGCATTCACCGGCGCAATTGAACGCCGTATCGGACGGTTTGAGCTTGCGGACAGCGGAACATTGTTCCTTGATGAAATCGGAGAGCTCACTACTGAATTGCAGACGAAACTTCTCGACGTAGTCCAAACCCGAAAATTCCAACGGGTTGGAGGATCTCAGACCATAAGCGTGGACGTGCGATTGATTACTGCGACGAATCACGACCTCGTCAACCAAGTAAAGTCCGGCAGATTTCGCGAGGATTTGTTTTATCGGTTAAATGTTGTACCGATCACTATACCGCCGCTCAGAGTCCGCACAGAAGACATTGAACTCCTGTCAGTTCACTTTCTGACTGAAGTAACCAGGAGACTTGGCAAACCGGGCATGCGGTTCGGCCCGGAGGCGTGGCGTACCATCCTCGGCCATCAGTGGCCGGGTAACATCCGCGAGCTTCAAAACGCCATTGAACGAGCCGCTGTCTTATCAGACACTGACGAAGTTTCCAAGATCGAAATTATGCAAGCCCCAATGGCATCTCCGATCCCGGCACTTACCGCCAATAAACCGTTGCGTGAGGTTCTGCGAGAGGAGACAGAGCGAATTGAAAGACAATACCTTTGCGCATTGCTTGCCCGTTACTCGGGTAGTGTCTCAAAGACCGCTGAACATGCCGGGATTGACCGGAGGACGGTCTTTGAGAAGATGAAACTGTACGATTTGAAAAAGGAAGATTTCAAATGA
- a CDS encoding 30S ribosomal protein S18: protein MARKPSYLEEHGIKHIDYKDIKLLQRFIGANGRILPRRLTRLDRQEQRLMTLAIKRARHIALLPFVQEAEAF from the coding sequence ATGGCCCGTAAGCCGTCCTATTTGGAAGAGCACGGGATAAAGCACATTGATTATAAAGATATCAAGCTGCTGCAAAGATTTATCGGCGCAAACGGACGTATCCTGCCTCGCCGCCTTACCCGCCTTGACCGACAAGAACAACGGCTGATGACTTTGGCAATTAAGCGCGCGCGCCACATTGCCTTGCTGCCGTTTGTCCAAGAGGCCGAAGCATTCTAA
- the bamD gene encoding outer membrane protein assembly factor BamD → MALLLFVGCASQTQFVTQDGADADWQRAKKLYERERFYRASQLLRDITLNYSGSAFIDSAYYLLGRAGFEQSDYIVAADDFRRLVQQFPSSQLAGSAAYYESRCYYELAPDYRLDQTTTEQAFDGFQRFLEDYPQSEFADSAYAYMAKCRDKLAHKVFAALKLYLKVEEYAAAVIYADAVLSDYYDTRWADEAAYEKVRSLVKLDEIEKAIAAAKDYKRRFPAGKFLGKVEELEKTLDVGTEQAATP, encoded by the coding sequence ATGGCGCTCCTGCTCTTTGTCGGGTGCGCCTCTCAGACTCAGTTTGTCACCCAAGACGGAGCTGACGCAGACTGGCAGCGTGCCAAAAAGCTGTATGAGCGAGAGCGATTCTACCGTGCCTCACAGTTGTTGCGTGACATTACCCTGAATTACTCGGGCTCCGCGTTCATTGATTCAGCTTACTACCTGCTTGGAAGGGCAGGTTTTGAGCAGTCCGATTACATCGTGGCGGCGGATGACTTCCGGCGACTCGTTCAGCAGTTTCCTTCCAGTCAACTTGCCGGTTCGGCGGCGTACTATGAATCTCGCTGTTATTACGAGCTTGCACCTGACTACCGGCTTGATCAGACGACAACGGAACAGGCATTCGACGGTTTTCAAAGATTCCTCGAGGATTATCCTCAAAGCGAGTTTGCGGACAGCGCGTACGCCTATATGGCAAAGTGCCGGGACAAACTCGCGCACAAGGTTTTTGCAGCCCTCAAGTTGTACCTGAAGGTGGAAGAGTACGCCGCCGCTGTGATTTACGCGGATGCGGTGCTATCCGACTACTATGACACGAGGTGGGCTGACGAAGCTGCCTATGAAAAGGTTCGATCTCTTGTTAAACTTGACGAGATTGAAAAGGCAATTGCAGCTGCAAAGGACTATAAGCGGAGGTTTCCTGCCGGCAAATTCCTTGGGAAGGTCGAAGAGTTGGAAAAAACGCTGGACGTTGGAACCGAGCAAGCTGCGACTCCATGA
- the nadD gene encoding nicotinate (nicotinamide) nucleotide adenylyltransferase: MTRLGLFGGTFDPVHYGHLRTVEAARIELGLPEVWMLPNPFPPHKLHTPITPYAHRKAMLALALKEFPLLKISDLEEKVKGPAYTTETIQRVISELPPGGKDLWLIVGADSLIDLPKWKNPEDLFSHARVAVLRRPGVDLREAPSQYVSRVKLLTTPMVAISATEIRDAIRIGLDTSQWLPEKVRNYIAENRLYQ; the protein is encoded by the coding sequence ATGACCCGGCTCGGTCTTTTTGGCGGAACATTCGATCCTGTTCACTATGGCCATCTTCGCACGGTGGAGGCAGCCCGAATTGAACTTGGACTTCCTGAAGTCTGGATGTTGCCAAACCCATTTCCGCCTCACAAATTGCACACTCCGATTACGCCGTACGCGCATCGGAAAGCGATGCTTGCCCTCGCACTCAAAGAGTTTCCGTTACTGAAAATTTCAGATTTGGAAGAGAAGGTCAAGGGCCCGGCCTATACGACAGAGACGATTCAGAGAGTGATCAGTGAACTGCCGCCGGGCGGCAAAGACCTTTGGCTGATCGTCGGCGCGGATTCGCTGATTGACTTGCCCAAATGGAAGAATCCGGAAGATCTGTTTAGCCATGCGCGGGTTGCGGTACTCAGACGTCCTGGAGTAGACCTTCGCGAAGCTCCATCTCAGTACGTCTCAAGGGTGAAGCTGCTGACAACTCCGATGGTTGCCATCTCTGCCACTGAGATACGCGACGCCATCCGCATTGGTCTTGACACTTCTCAATGGTTGCCCGAGAAAGTGCGCAACTACATAGCAGAAAACAGGCTCTATCAGTAA
- a CDS encoding PDZ domain-containing protein: MKLLISSLALLALGLTSAIASTEDGYYRWPTAHGNHVAFIADNDLWVAPLSGGNARRLTSAAGEERFAMFSPDGKWIAFSGNYDGNIDVYLISPEGGEPRRLTYHPSADYVAAWTNDGKVAYRNWADNGAGYWQMFIVNTEGEWPVKMDIPEIAHVTFEPGGDRIAYTRFSLGTRTWKRYKGGWAEDIYVGSTKAQDYKKITTWEGNDATPMWFDGKIFFVRNEDDRDNLWCMNPDGTGLTRLTEHREYDARWPSLSDGKICYTVGADIYVYDIAAGQTRKIDVTMPSERLLSRDRFISPDDYTNDYGLSPDGNRIVLGARGELFTASTERRGVVLQATDSPGERERAPFYSKDGKEIFAWTDREGEQTLWAFPADSKGKPRKVGPGPSTYNFGIEMSPDGEWGVCGNKDRTLALINLKTGATSVVDSSDWEIYSYDWSPDSRFIAYAVTLPNKFGGVKIYDMKEKKSHLVTDPMFDSGSPSWDPEGKWLYFSSRRHHNAFNGENDWSFITLNTSQLFGLALTKDTKSPYLFEDNTIESAGKKDGDKKDDEEDEKDKKDKKGDKKDDDKEDKKVEVKIDWDGLVDRIVLIPVKAGRYGGLGAVDGKIYYFAMDARGWKNENHGDDDPGIALHCYDIKKKKDHTVADGARGYMFSLDRKKMAIRTKDGFSIISAGDTELPEPDKDDKDKGLKLDEWTHDIDPRSEWRQIYWEAWRNQRDFFYDPNLHGIDWKKEGERYAKLIDRITTRDELNDILGQLFGELNAGHAYIFGGDRERSKSIGVGLLGIDVTRTNDGFYRIDRILAPDPWDSKRTSPLSAVGLNVKAGEYLVAIDRKPVNSVPNYLELLANKSGKLVMVSVNDKPSLDGAREFVVKTLSDEGDLRYWEWVESRMEYVRKNGGDDIAYLHLSDMGGAGMEQFMREYYPQVYGGKKAFIFDVRNNGGGNIARWILTQLDREIWTWGIARNGSQDHDPWSQFQGHMIALCDEQTGSDGETFSEGWKRLELGPLVGKRTWGGWVGIRGGKPFVDGGAATQPEFTGWGEDGKWLIEGPGVTPDVEVDQVVKNQIKGIDDQLDYAIKWCRQKIKEDPRNDVPRPDFPIKRPTGPLK; encoded by the coding sequence ATGAAACTACTTATTTCAAGCCTTGCCCTATTAGCTTTGGGTCTGACCAGCGCAATTGCCTCGACTGAAGACGGATACTATCGCTGGCCAACTGCTCACGGCAATCACGTCGCCTTTATTGCCGACAATGATTTGTGGGTCGCTCCGCTCAGCGGAGGTAATGCCCGCCGGTTGACTTCAGCCGCCGGTGAGGAACGATTTGCCATGTTCTCCCCGGACGGGAAATGGATTGCCTTCAGCGGCAATTACGACGGTAATATTGATGTCTATCTAATCTCTCCGGAGGGCGGGGAGCCGCGCCGCCTTACTTACCATCCGTCCGCAGACTATGTTGCAGCGTGGACCAATGATGGAAAAGTGGCCTATCGGAACTGGGCTGACAACGGAGCCGGCTACTGGCAGATGTTCATCGTCAATACTGAAGGTGAATGGCCGGTCAAGATGGATATTCCCGAAATCGCACACGTCACGTTCGAACCTGGCGGCGACCGTATTGCCTATACTCGGTTTTCCCTTGGTACACGCACCTGGAAGCGTTACAAGGGAGGCTGGGCGGAAGACATCTACGTAGGAAGTACAAAGGCACAGGATTACAAGAAGATTACCACATGGGAAGGCAATGACGCCACTCCTATGTGGTTTGATGGCAAGATTTTCTTTGTACGCAACGAAGATGACCGCGACAATCTCTGGTGCATGAATCCTGACGGCACCGGTCTGACAAGACTCACAGAACACCGTGAGTATGACGCGCGCTGGCCGAGTCTTTCTGACGGCAAGATTTGCTACACGGTTGGCGCGGACATTTATGTCTACGACATTGCCGCTGGTCAAACCCGGAAAATCGATGTGACCATGCCAAGTGAGCGATTGCTTTCTCGAGACAGGTTCATTTCGCCGGACGACTATACGAATGATTACGGACTTTCGCCCGATGGAAACCGCATTGTGCTAGGTGCACGAGGCGAGCTGTTTACCGCGTCCACTGAGCGCCGAGGCGTTGTGCTGCAGGCAACTGACTCTCCGGGAGAGCGTGAACGCGCGCCGTTTTACAGCAAGGATGGAAAGGAGATCTTTGCGTGGACGGATCGCGAAGGTGAGCAAACCTTGTGGGCATTTCCGGCTGACAGCAAAGGAAAGCCGCGCAAAGTAGGCCCGGGACCGTCGACCTACAACTTCGGCATTGAAATGTCACCTGACGGTGAGTGGGGCGTTTGCGGAAACAAGGATCGGACTCTTGCGCTCATTAATCTGAAAACCGGCGCGACATCTGTTGTAGATTCATCGGATTGGGAAATCTATTCGTATGACTGGTCACCTGATTCAAGATTCATTGCATACGCTGTCACTCTGCCAAACAAGTTTGGCGGCGTCAAGATTTACGATATGAAGGAAAAGAAGTCGCATCTGGTTACTGACCCGATGTTTGACAGCGGATCGCCCTCGTGGGATCCGGAAGGAAAATGGCTGTACTTTTCGTCGCGTCGCCATCACAACGCCTTTAATGGAGAGAACGATTGGTCTTTTATCACTCTAAATACAAGTCAACTTTTTGGACTTGCATTGACGAAAGACACAAAGAGTCCCTATCTCTTTGAAGACAATACGATTGAGTCCGCAGGCAAGAAGGACGGTGACAAGAAGGACGACGAAGAAGATGAAAAGGATAAGAAGGATAAGAAGGGGGACAAGAAGGATGATGACAAAGAGGACAAGAAGGTCGAGGTGAAAATCGACTGGGATGGGCTTGTCGATCGCATCGTACTGATACCCGTGAAAGCTGGCCGCTACGGTGGTCTTGGCGCAGTTGACGGCAAGATCTATTATTTTGCAATGGATGCTCGCGGTTGGAAAAATGAAAACCACGGCGATGACGACCCAGGAATTGCATTGCATTGCTACGACATCAAGAAAAAGAAGGACCATACCGTCGCCGATGGCGCGCGAGGATACATGTTTTCTCTTGATCGCAAGAAGATGGCTATTCGCACGAAAGACGGGTTTTCAATTATTAGCGCGGGTGACACCGAATTGCCCGAACCTGATAAAGACGACAAGGACAAGGGTCTGAAGCTTGATGAGTGGACACACGACATTGATCCTCGATCAGAGTGGCGGCAAATCTATTGGGAAGCCTGGCGCAATCAGCGCGACTTTTTCTATGACCCGAACTTGCACGGCATAGATTGGAAGAAGGAAGGCGAGCGGTATGCGAAACTCATCGACAGGATTACAACACGTGACGAGCTGAATGATATCCTTGGACAGCTCTTTGGTGAACTCAACGCAGGTCACGCATACATTTTCGGCGGTGACAGAGAACGCTCCAAGAGCATCGGAGTTGGCTTGCTCGGAATTGACGTGACACGCACGAACGATGGATTTTACCGCATTGACAGGATTCTTGCTCCCGATCCGTGGGATAGCAAGCGTACAAGCCCGCTTTCTGCCGTTGGACTGAACGTTAAGGCAGGCGAGTACTTGGTCGCGATTGACCGGAAACCGGTAAACTCTGTGCCCAACTATCTCGAACTTCTGGCTAATAAGTCAGGCAAGCTGGTCATGGTCTCAGTAAATGACAAGCCGTCGCTTGACGGAGCACGGGAGTTTGTTGTTAAGACGCTGAGCGACGAAGGTGATCTTCGTTACTGGGAGTGGGTGGAAAGCCGCATGGAATACGTCAGGAAGAATGGCGGTGACGACATTGCTTACCTGCATCTCTCGGACATGGGCGGTGCGGGAATGGAGCAATTCATGCGTGAATACTACCCGCAGGTGTACGGCGGTAAAAAGGCGTTTATCTTCGATGTCAGAAACAACGGTGGCGGCAATATTGCCCGGTGGATTCTGACTCAGCTTGATCGCGAAATCTGGACTTGGGGCATAGCACGGAACGGCTCACAGGATCATGATCCATGGTCGCAATTCCAAGGGCATATGATTGCTCTCTGTGATGAACAGACCGGTTCAGATGGTGAGACTTTCTCAGAGGGCTGGAAGCGCTTGGAACTGGGTCCTCTGGTTGGCAAACGGACATGGGGCGGATGGGTCGGTATTCGCGGCGGCAAGCCCTTCGTGGACGGCGGTGCCGCGACTCAGCCGGAATTCACGGGTTGGGGTGAGGATGGAAAGTGGTTGATCGAAGGTCCTGGCGTGACTCCTGATGTGGAGGTTGACCAGGTAGTCAAGAACCAGATCAAAGGAATCGACGATCAGCTCGATTATGCGATAAAGTGGTGCCGCCAGAAAATCAAGGAAGATCCTCGGAACGATGTGCCGCGTCCTGACTTCCCGATTAAGCGGCCTACAGGTCCGTTGAAATAG
- a CDS encoding choice-of-anchor D domain-containing protein: MRWTHWLLLLCLTTAMSAMASDNVALVWPSDMNNRTVSNGALDDPQPDTLLYDNNSPAALNTGTNYWCRVRFTAPVDFAVISAYCYTIDGETSPAPCSLFVYTSTPAPGGEQAWARAAAPLPDFGWFDVNFNDTVNVVGGTDFWVVFGPVPGGPQFDTNWNPVWDNGATGNRSGLSTQGKFGNYSNVAGDFLLRIGGISGGVFTDLSAGDLSNEVAGETSYNFLPGESVFFTQEFDNIGTQDIEAYVGELTVRGPSGTTVFSEDLLGSELDAEASASLTTGTPFVPTEEGEYLARCVALAGGDNNLENDTTWLRFFVGGNNRWYLYDDNDDADTYLGFSTGSGWALKFKPAEYPASITRIRINVGGNANGDFRIWMNDNQELPTGTPVWTGTPAVVTGWNEITVNPPVLVFEGQSVTLGYLFQTGAPMGFDDNPPNAAQNAAMGLLALQIANNGGQFFEDDGGNLCMQVFFDTTSATPPFPVIDTDRDTVNFGAVHPAAPPVEQTLTIFNNGGQDALNVTGITITPNAVAPAYQITPTTFSVAAGQSRDITIRFDPLIHRAWNGIITINSNAGNNPAFPVILRGQGDTTVSASREHNMPLPTEFSLNQNYPNPFNPTTDIQFSLPVQANVRLSVVNMLGQEVAVLANGYHAAGVYTATFDAAALPSGLYFYRMDAGDFTSVRKMMLLK, from the coding sequence ATGCGTTGGACCCACTGGCTCCTGCTCCTCTGCCTGACAACTGCGATGTCCGCCATGGCCTCGGACAACGTGGCTTTGGTCTGGCCGAGTGACATGAACAACCGCACCGTATCGAACGGCGCGCTCGATGATCCCCAGCCGGATACCCTGTTGTACGACAACAACTCCCCGGCAGCCCTGAACACGGGCACAAATTACTGGTGCCGTGTGCGCTTTACTGCACCGGTCGACTTTGCTGTCATTAGCGCTTACTGCTATACCATTGACGGCGAGACTTCCCCAGCTCCTTGTTCTTTATTTGTTTACACGTCAACGCCCGCACCGGGTGGAGAACAGGCTTGGGCTCGGGCAGCGGCACCGCTGCCGGATTTCGGATGGTTTGACGTGAATTTCAACGATACCGTTAATGTAGTCGGTGGTACTGATTTTTGGGTCGTATTTGGCCCGGTTCCTGGCGGACCGCAGTTTGATACAAATTGGAATCCTGTATGGGATAACGGAGCGACTGGAAACCGGTCAGGCTTGTCCACTCAGGGCAAATTCGGTAACTACTCAAACGTAGCTGGTGACTTCTTGCTGCGTATCGGTGGAATTTCCGGCGGCGTATTTACTGACCTGTCCGCTGGCGATTTGTCGAATGAAGTTGCCGGTGAAACATCCTACAATTTCTTGCCTGGCGAGTCTGTGTTCTTTACACAGGAGTTTGACAACATTGGAACCCAAGACATTGAGGCATACGTAGGCGAGTTGACGGTTAGAGGTCCTTCCGGAACGACAGTGTTTTCCGAGGATCTTCTTGGCAGTGAACTTGACGCCGAGGCCTCCGCGTCCTTGACAACCGGCACCCCGTTTGTTCCAACCGAGGAAGGCGAATACCTTGCCCGTTGCGTTGCGCTGGCTGGCGGCGATAACAATCTCGAAAACGATACAACTTGGCTGCGTTTCTTTGTTGGCGGAAACAACCGCTGGTACCTGTACGACGACAATGATGATGCGGACACATATCTTGGTTTTTCGACCGGTTCAGGCTGGGCGCTTAAGTTTAAGCCCGCGGAATACCCGGCGTCAATAACAAGAATTCGCATTAACGTCGGCGGCAATGCCAATGGCGATTTCCGCATCTGGATGAATGATAATCAGGAATTGCCGACAGGAACGCCAGTATGGACAGGGACTCCTGCCGTTGTCACTGGCTGGAACGAAATCACCGTAAATCCGCCTGTGCTTGTTTTTGAAGGACAGTCCGTGACATTGGGCTATCTCTTCCAGACTGGCGCACCGATGGGATTTGACGACAACCCGCCGAACGCTGCTCAGAACGCCGCGATGGGACTTCTCGCCCTGCAGATTGCCAACAACGGCGGTCAGTTCTTCGAAGATGACGGTGGCAACCTGTGCATGCAAGTGTTCTTTGACACAACGTCGGCTACTCCGCCGTTCCCAGTCATTGATACCGACCGCGACACCGTGAATTTCGGTGCCGTTCATCCTGCTGCCCCGCCGGTTGAGCAAACCTTGACCATTTTCAACAATGGTGGTCAGGATGCCCTGAACGTGACCGGTATTACGATTACGCCGAATGCGGTCGCGCCGGCCTATCAGATTACTCCGACTACATTCTCGGTGGCTGCGGGCCAAAGCCGTGACATCACGATCAGATTCGATCCGCTGATTCACCGTGCATGGAACGGAATCATCACCATCAACAGCAACGCTGGCAATAATCCGGCGTTCCCGGTGATCTTACGTGGTCAGGGTGACACGACGGTTTCGGCTTCTCGTGAGCACAATATGCCCTTGCCGACTGAGTTCTCGTTGAACCAGAACTATCCGAACCCGTTCAACCCGACGACGGATATTCAGTTCTCGCTTCCGGTGCAGGCAAATGTTCGCTTGAGCGTGGTCAACATGCTGGGCCAGGAAGTGGCTGTGTTAGCAAATGGTTACCACGCGGCCGGGGTTTATACGGCCACATTTGATGCCGCCGCTCTTCCGTCCGGACTGTACTTCTACCGCATGGATGCGGGTGACTTCACGTCTGTTCGTAAGATGATGCTGCTTAAGTAA
- the rpmB gene encoding 50S ribosomal protein L28, whose protein sequence is MSRVCPITGRGRHKAHNVSHANNKSRKWQYPNLRTKRFFDEATGTWVRVRVSARGLKTLTKNGLPTEWRKQIELHNALHSHDHSHA, encoded by the coding sequence ATGTCACGAGTTTGCCCGATTACTGGACGAGGTCGCCACAAGGCACACAACGTCAGCCACGCGAACAATAAATCGCGGAAGTGGCAATATCCGAATCTCCGCACAAAGCGATTCTTTGATGAAGCGACCGGCACGTGGGTACGGGTACGGGTTTCCGCACGCGGGTTGAAGACGCTTACCAAGAACGGCTTGCCGACGGAATGGCGTAAGCAGATCGAGTTGCACAACGCCCTGCATTCACACGATCATAGCCACGCATAG
- the rpmG gene encoding 50S ribosomal protein L33, with translation MAKKAKEGRIIVTLECTESRGQGLTPSRYSTMKNRKNTPDRLELMKYNPNLRKMTLHREVR, from the coding sequence ATGGCAAAGAAAGCAAAAGAAGGCCGTATCATCGTTACCCTGGAATGCACGGAATCCCGCGGTCAGGGGTTAACGCCAAGCCGTTACAGCACGATGAAGAATCGTAAGAATACTCCTGACAGGCTTGAGCTGATGAAGTACAATCCGAATCTTCGGAAGATGACTCTGCACCGCGAAGTTCGGTAG